One Electrophorus electricus isolate fEleEle1 chromosome 13, fEleEle1.pri, whole genome shotgun sequence DNA segment encodes these proteins:
- the LOC113580651 gene encoding rho-related GTP-binding protein RhoB: MAAIRKKLVVVGDGACGKTCLLIVFSKDEFPEVYVPTVFENYVADIEVDSKQVELALWDTAGQEDYDRLRPLSYPDTDVILMCFSVDSPDSLENIPEKWVPEVKHFCPNVPIILVANKKDLRNDENVRNELARMKQEPVKTEDGRAMAVRIGAYDYLECSAKTKDGVREVFETATRAALQKRSRQHGGCMNCCKLL; this comes from the coding sequence ATGGCTGCTATCCGAAAGAAGCTCGTGGTGGTCGGCGATGGTGCCTGCGGTAAAACATGCCTTCTAATTGTGTTCAGCAAAGACGAATTCCCAGAAGTCTATGTGCCGACCGTCTTTGAGAACTATGTGGCGGACATCGAGGTGGACAGCAAGCAAGTAGAATTAGCTTTGTGGGATACTGCGGGTCAGGAAGACTACGACCGCCTTCGCCCGCTTTCCTACCCGGACACCGATGTTATATTAATGTGCTTCTCGGTGGACAGTCCTGACTCTCTTGAAAACATCCCCGAGAAATGGGTTCCAGAAGTAAAGCATTTCTGCCCGAACGTACCAATCATTCTGGTTGCCAATAAGAAAGACCTGCGAAATGATGAAAACGTGAGGAATGAACTTGCCAGGATGAAGCAAGAGCCAGTAAAAACCGAGGATGGCCGGGCTATGGCGGTGCGCATCGGGGCTTACGACTACTTGGAGTGTTCCGCTAAAACCAAGGACGGGGTCCGAGAGGTGTTTGAGACAGCCACACGCGCTGCCTTGCAGAAAAGGTCAAGACAACACGGAGGCTGCATGAACTGCTGCAAACTGCTGTGA